In Pseudophryne corroboree isolate aPseCor3 chromosome 7, aPseCor3.hap2, whole genome shotgun sequence, a single window of DNA contains:
- the LOC134943930 gene encoding gap junction beta-4 protein-like isoform X3 — protein MAMVTGLIPILRTAVEATTDYAGRTMWFGFAVVRLLALYVSEQPWSKLDLDFDCRGNGTSEFCRKSCFSNHFNVPIVSLWNSAYVFFVVSVLIMELFTSQLRHNLTKAAVKKKADHPDGPLIGTWASDLAHKDLVMDFHHQRTLLVLYLFCVLMRLLGELMFLYILMWWHLPLVSRDSYDCSTEVCPGPFTCLVRFPAEKRMSLYLLGSLSIILSLVCVVFGLYSICHYLAACRTRHDECV, from the coding sequence ATGGCTATGGTCACCGGTCTCATCCCTATCCTCCGTACGGCTGTAGAGGCCACCACAGACTATGCCGGGAGGACAATGTGGTTTGGTTTCGCTGTGGTCCGTCTGCTTGCTCTATATGTGTCTGAGCAACCCTGGAGTAAACTGGATCTGGATTTCGACTGTCGAGGCAACGGTACCTCAGAGTTTTGCCGGAAGTCTTGTTTCAGTAACCACTTTAATGTGCCGATCGTGTCCCTGTGGAATAGTGCCTATGTCTTCTTTGTGGTCTCCGTGCTCATCATGGAGCTTTTCACCTCACAGCTCCGGCACAACCTCACCAAAGCGGCCGTGAAAAAGAAAGCCGACCATCCTGATGGACCCCTGATCGGGACATGGGCTTCGGATTTGGCTCACAAGGATTTGGTGATGGACtttcaccaccagaggaccttacttGTTCTCTACCTGTTCTGTGTTCTCATGCGGCTGCTGGGAGAACTGATGTTCCTGTACATCCTGATGTGGTGGCATCTACCGCTAGTGTCCAGAGACTCCTATGACTGCTCCACAGAGGTGTGTCCTGGGCCCTTCACCTGTCTGGTGAGGTTCCCAGCTGAGAAGAGGATGTCCCTCTATCTTCTAGGCAGTCTCTCCATAATCCTGTCTCTGGTGTGTGTCGTGTTTGGACTCTACAGCATCTGCCACTATTTGGCCGCCTGTCGAACTCGTCATGATGAGTGTGTGTAG
- the LOC134943930 gene encoding gap junction beta-4 protein-like isoform X2, which produces MDILKTWIVKMAMVTGLIPILRTAVEATTDYAGRTMWFGFAVVRLLALYVSEQPWSKLDLDFDCRGNGTSEFCRKSCFSNHFNVPIVSLWNSAYVFFVVSVLIMELFTSQLRHNLTKAAVKKKADHPDGPLIGTWASDLAHKDLVMDFHHQRTLLVLYLFCVLMRLLGELMFLYILMWWHLPLVSRDSYDCSTEVCPGPFTCLVRFPAEKRMSLYLLGSLSIILSLVCVVFGLYSICHYLAACRTRHDECV; this is translated from the coding sequence ATGGCTATGGTCACCGGTCTCATCCCTATCCTCCGTACGGCTGTAGAGGCCACCACAGACTATGCCGGGAGGACAATGTGGTTTGGTTTCGCTGTGGTCCGTCTGCTTGCTCTATATGTGTCTGAGCAACCCTGGAGTAAACTGGATCTGGATTTCGACTGTCGAGGCAACGGTACCTCAGAGTTTTGCCGGAAGTCTTGTTTCAGTAACCACTTTAATGTGCCGATCGTGTCCCTGTGGAATAGTGCCTATGTCTTCTTTGTGGTCTCCGTGCTCATCATGGAGCTTTTCACCTCACAGCTCCGGCACAACCTCACCAAAGCGGCCGTGAAAAAGAAAGCCGACCATCCTGATGGACCCCTGATCGGGACATGGGCTTCGGATTTGGCTCACAAGGATTTGGTGATGGACtttcaccaccagaggaccttacttGTTCTCTACCTGTTCTGTGTTCTCATGCGGCTGCTGGGAGAACTGATGTTCCTGTACATCCTGATGTGGTGGCATCTACCGCTAGTGTCCAGAGACTCCTATGACTGCTCCACAGAGGTGTGTCCTGGGCCCTTCACCTGTCTGGTGAGGTTCCCAGCTGAGAAGAGGATGTCCCTCTATCTTCTAGGCAGTCTCTCCATAATCCTGTCTCTGGTGTGTGTCGTGTTTGGACTCTACAGCATCTGCCACTATTTGGCCGCCTGTCGAACTCGTCATGATGAGTGTGTGTAG